The window AGCCTGTTAAGGTTCTCCGGCGTGGACACGTCAACAGATGAGGTGTCGCCTTTAAGCTCGTCGTCCTGGATGCGGAGGTAGCGCTTCTCGCAGCGCAGCGCCTGGAAGAGCATGGCCGTCACCAGGCCCCCGGTGCTTGTCCCGGCGATCACGTCGAAGTAGTCGGCGATCCTCACGTCCGGCCCATCGAGCTCCTGCAGAAAATAACAAGAAAGCCATTAGAACCGGTGCACCTGCAGTAACTACCATGGGTGCAACGGGAGCAGAAGCTAATTACTACTCACCTGGAGCTTCTCTTCGAGGAAGGCGAGGATGGTTCCGGGGATTATGCCGCGGACGCCGCCGCCGTCGATGCTGAGCACGGTGACGATGCTCCCGTAGGACGGCGGGGGCGACCTGGGCGTGAGGGCCGACGACGACGACAGCCGGCTGAGCGCGCGCTGCACGGGGTTCAGGGTGAGCGACCCGCCGCTG is drawn from Triticum dicoccoides isolate Atlit2015 ecotype Zavitan chromosome 4A, WEW_v2.0, whole genome shotgun sequence and contains these coding sequences:
- the LOC119284605 gene encoding patatin-like protein 3 — protein: MSPVHVPELSSGGSLTLNPVQRALSRLSSSSALTPRSPPPSYGSIVTVLSIDGGGVRGIIPGTILAFLEEKLQELDGPDVRIADYFDVIAGTSTGGLVTAMLFQALRCEKRYLRIQDDELKGDTSSVDVSTPENLNRLVEVGKALLKRSVCRVNVETGKTVPDDNRGTNEEELIGFAHMLSQERKARLQKKGVTITQ